From Borrelia sp. RT5S, the proteins below share one genomic window:
- a CDS encoding FGGY-family carbohydrate kinase, translating into MNVLSIDIGTSTLKSALLNSQEGVLESFDVSYFDYFVVDFRDFDYRIWVFALKRVFSNFRGRDVDCISISGISPCLITLDSNLVPLEVLHWNSSKVFGGFSGKSAFLPFVLSTCERGIYDKVRYFVSCFEYFIYLLTGNLITSYPSSAYLPFIWSDIEIREYNLDKNKFPPFLRMGETAGRVTNSASVEFGIKGGVEVINAGMDYLSVLVGSGAFYPGIVSNRTGTSEGFNLVSDEQLEGLSLQYPYFLDDLFVIGKIVPSGYLMQVLKDKFFHRTKPFVEFFEEISRVNEMDDIYFYRSKKEIFPDHILVDVQIKEDLSKGILGRADNPLQIGIAILESSYFAFYDRLLQFQSLGKEVLDIFLSGSNSDNLFLNELKANIIGRDLKIFEFKHSEIIGNAILAFCRLKEFESLDKAFKKLAKFERVIPCNTSVHDIYVEKYQKYVLNFDLFINS; encoded by the coding sequence ATGAATGTGCTAAGTATTGATATTGGTACTAGTACTTTAAAGTCTGCTTTACTCAATTCTCAAGAAGGGGTCTTGGAGAGTTTTGATGTAAGTTATTTTGATTATTTCGTTGTTGATTTTAGAGATTTTGATTACAGAATATGGGTCTTTGCTTTAAAGAGGGTGTTTTCTAATTTCAGAGGTAGAGATGTGGATTGCATTTCTATTAGTGGTATCTCCCCGTGTTTAATAACTCTTGATTCAAATTTAGTTCCTTTGGAGGTTCTGCATTGGAATTCTTCTAAGGTATTTGGTGGGTTTAGTGGTAAGTCTGCTTTCTTGCCCTTTGTTCTGAGCACATGTGAGAGAGGAATTTATGATAAGGTTAGGTACTTCGTATCTTGTTTTGAGTATTTTATTTATTTGCTTACAGGTAATCTTATTACAAGCTATCCCAGTTCAGCTTATTTGCCTTTTATTTGGAGTGATATTGAGATAAGAGAATACAATCTTGATAAGAATAAATTTCCCCCCTTTTTAAGGATGGGGGAGACTGCTGGGAGAGTTACTAATAGTGCTAGTGTTGAATTTGGAATCAAGGGTGGGGTAGAGGTAATTAATGCTGGTATGGATTATTTAAGTGTTCTTGTTGGGAGTGGGGCGTTTTACCCTGGAATTGTGTCAAACAGAACGGGGACAAGTGAAGGTTTTAATTTAGTTTCAGACGAGCAGTTAGAAGGCCTCTCTTTGCAGTATCCTTATTTTTTAGATGATTTATTCGTTATTGGAAAAATAGTTCCTTCTGGGTATTTGATGCAGGTTCTTAAAGATAAATTTTTTCATAGGACTAAACCTTTTGTAGAGTTTTTTGAGGAAATATCTAGGGTAAATGAAATGGATGATATCTACTTTTATAGAAGCAAGAAAGAGATTTTTCCCGATCATATTTTAGTGGATGTACAAATAAAGGAAGATTTAAGCAAAGGTATTTTGGGGAGAGCAGATAATCCTTTACAAATAGGTATTGCAATACTTGAATCTTCTTATTTTGCGTTCTATGACAGACTCCTGCAGTTTCAATCTTTGGGAAAGGAGGTATTGGATATTTTTTTGAGTGGATCTAATTCAGATAATTTATTTTTAAATGAACTAAAGGCTAATATTATTGGTAGGGATTTAAAGATTTTTGAATTTAAACATTCAGAAATTATAGGTAATGCAATTTTGGCTTTTTGTCGTTTAAAAGAGTTTGAAAGCCTAGACAAAGCGTTTAAAAAGCTTGCTAAATTTGAGAGAGTTATACCGTGCAACACCAGCGTTCATGACATTTATGTAGAGAAATACCAAAAATATGTTTTGAATTTCGATTTATTTATTAATAGTTAA
- a CDS encoding SPOR domain-containing protein has translation MKDLNESNNKGFLVALTSIIAVCTIIFLGIIIFFPNKNLASDIASKNIVLQETEEKKAMENENTEETLKITDNANEIIIDLTKDLKKDKSLNSNIGSGKEMRVIKQDATPKRHPRESLQKPKTIAKTKRKSYNKSENKYDPNKEYYVQFASLSDPIAADNNIQELMKYRIQAKIYSATINEKDIYRVRSGPYKTISEAKSDLGKISTSNSFKDAYILTINK, from the coding sequence ATGAAAGATTTGAATGAGAGTAACAACAAAGGCTTTTTGGTAGCGCTTACTTCAATTATAGCCGTTTGTACAATAATATTCCTTGGAATAATTATTTTCTTCCCAAACAAAAATCTAGCCTCTGACATCGCAAGCAAAAATATTGTTTTACAAGAAACAGAAGAAAAAAAAGCTATGGAAAATGAAAATACCGAAGAGACATTAAAAATAACCGACAATGCAAATGAAATTATAATTGACCTTACAAAAGATCTTAAAAAAGATAAAAGTTTAAATAGCAATATCGGTAGCGGGAAAGAAATGCGAGTCATAAAACAAGATGCTACGCCCAAAAGACACCCAAGGGAATCACTCCAAAAACCAAAAACTATTGCAAAGACAAAAAGGAAATCTTACAACAAATCTGAAAATAAATATGACCCTAATAAGGAATACTACGTACAATTTGCATCACTATCGGACCCAATTGCAGCTGATAATAATATTCAGGAACTAATGAAATACAGAATACAAGCAAAAATCTATTCAGCAACAATAAATGAGAAAGATATCTACCGAGTCAGATCTGGGCCCTATAAAACCATATCAGAAGCAAAATCAGATCTGGGAAAAATATCAACATCAAATTCATTCAAAGATGCCTATATCTTAACTATTAATAAATAA
- the coaE gene encoding dephospho-CoA kinase (Dephospho-CoA kinase (CoaE) performs the final step in coenzyme A biosynthesis.) translates to MGRNASIIGITGKIATGKDTVSKIITGGYGYHEIDVDKIGHTALHKRRDQVVEAFGSKILNNENEVVRLKLREIVFYDKEKLDKLEAITHPFIQKEVESKILESTFDRIIINAALLFKLNLEQFCRYIFVIKASDTVIRARLKLNRNFDDNLITNILKWQKCIFFNKNTLNLEIINIINNGSYDCLKKKIDTKMREVMDERFE, encoded by the coding sequence ATGGGGAGAAATGCATCCATAATTGGGATAACCGGCAAAATAGCAACTGGAAAAGATACTGTTTCAAAAATAATTACGGGTGGGTATGGGTATCACGAGATAGATGTAGATAAAATTGGACACACAGCTCTACATAAAAGGCGAGATCAAGTAGTTGAGGCCTTTGGTAGTAAAATATTAAATAATGAAAATGAAGTAGTAAGATTGAAGCTCAGAGAAATTGTTTTCTATGATAAAGAAAAACTGGATAAGCTAGAAGCAATAACACATCCCTTTATACAAAAGGAAGTAGAAAGCAAAATATTGGAGAGTACATTTGATAGAATCATAATAAACGCTGCGTTGCTTTTTAAATTAAATCTTGAGCAATTCTGCAGATATATATTTGTAATAAAAGCAAGCGATACCGTGATAAGAGCAAGGCTGAAATTAAATCGCAACTTCGATGATAATTTGATTACAAACATACTTAAGTGGCAAAAATGTATTTTTTTCAATAAAAATACTCTAAATCTAGAAATAATAAATATAATTAACAATGGGAGTTATGATTGTCTGAAAAAAAAAATTGATACAAAAATGAGAGAGGTAATGGATGAAAGATTTGAATGA
- the polA gene encoding DNA polymerase I translates to MKTIYLIDALNIIFRSYHVMKSSPLFNRKGENVNAFFGFFKTLFFIIKEKNPESLVVTFDSETQTFRKEKYPDYKSTRDVPPDDLIPQIYWIKEGLIKANIPIFEIQGYEADDLIASFVRKAESSNYLTYIISPDKDLLQMMSDKTRILKLENGNFVEMDSDYVKKKFSITSSQIKDYLSIVGDRSDNIPGVKGIGEKGAAKLLSEFKTLNEIYENIDSINKKYKKILIKEKENAFLSYELVSLVEDLELPDLDKFKLGDFKEDVIELFEEHSATKLIKSYKKDILRKTSINQTQKSIFEKNIPIINQADKDILKTIMPYSSNLKTIQEENTKYETILIKEQLDSLIEKLKTAQCVAIDTEATSFNAYEAKIIGISVAFKEFEGYYIPIDNKEKKFIEKEYIAQKFNEFFKTKPKLIGQNYKFDYKILKYNGFDPIPPYFDTMIAAYVIDSNTKVSLDFLAEKYLMHKNITYEEIVAKNSTLKGVPLEIVSNYSAEDADVTFRLFNIFTKKLKEDHLEDLMMKIEMPFSIVITDMEENGIYVDRDYLRQYSCELDKELKLIENEIIESIGIEFNLNSTKQLHEVLFEKLNLNIPEDAKQDSTEIRLLEAVKPQHNAIEKIIQHRQLAKLKSTYTDILIDFVNKKTNKIHTNFLQIRTATGRISSTSPNLQNIPIKDERGRKIREAFKPDKGNIFISGDYSQIELVILAHLSEDENLIEAFKSKKDIHTETASQLFKVGKDKVTPLMRRMAKSINFGIIYRMSDFRLAKDLSISREEAKKFIDSYFTLYSKIETFMTNQINFVRKNGYSETLLKRRRYIKEINSQNYTERSSAERIAINSTIQGSAADIMKIAMIKVYDEFRIRKLKSKILLQVHDEMLVESPEQECKEAMKIIKEKMENAYPLRLPLNSNIETGKSWGEMHP, encoded by the coding sequence ATGAAAACAATTTATCTCATCGATGCCTTAAATATAATATTTAGAAGTTATCACGTAATGAAAAGCAGTCCTTTGTTTAATAGAAAAGGAGAAAATGTCAATGCATTTTTTGGATTTTTTAAAACTCTTTTCTTCATAATTAAAGAAAAAAATCCAGAAAGCCTAGTTGTAACTTTTGATTCAGAAACGCAAACTTTTAGAAAAGAAAAATATCCGGACTACAAATCAACAAGGGATGTCCCTCCTGATGATTTAATACCTCAAATCTACTGGATAAAAGAAGGATTAATAAAGGCAAATATTCCAATTTTTGAGATACAAGGGTATGAGGCCGATGATCTTATCGCTAGTTTTGTAAGAAAAGCCGAATCGAGTAATTATTTAACATATATCATCTCTCCAGACAAAGATTTACTACAAATGATGTCAGATAAAACTAGAATACTTAAACTCGAAAATGGTAACTTTGTAGAAATGGACAGTGATTACGTGAAGAAAAAATTTTCAATAACTAGTTCTCAAATAAAGGATTATTTATCCATTGTTGGCGACAGATCAGACAATATACCGGGTGTTAAAGGGATTGGAGAAAAGGGAGCCGCCAAGCTCCTAAGTGAATTTAAAACATTAAATGAAATATACGAGAATATAGATTCCATTAATAAAAAATACAAGAAAATTTTGATAAAAGAAAAAGAAAATGCTTTCTTAAGCTACGAACTTGTTAGTCTTGTAGAAGATTTAGAACTGCCTGACCTTGACAAATTTAAACTTGGGGATTTTAAAGAAGACGTCATTGAACTGTTTGAAGAGCACTCTGCTACAAAACTAATTAAGTCTTACAAGAAAGATATCTTGAGGAAGACATCCATAAACCAAACACAAAAGTCAATCTTTGAAAAGAATATCCCAATTATCAATCAAGCAGATAAAGACATTTTAAAAACAATAATGCCATATTCAAGCAATTTAAAGACAATACAAGAGGAAAATACCAAATATGAGACAATACTGATTAAAGAACAACTTGACTCCTTAATAGAAAAACTAAAAACAGCACAGTGTGTGGCAATAGATACAGAAGCAACATCTTTTAATGCTTATGAAGCCAAAATAATTGGAATCTCAGTTGCATTTAAAGAATTTGAGGGTTACTACATTCCAATAGACAATAAAGAAAAAAAATTTATTGAAAAAGAATATATAGCACAAAAATTTAATGAATTTTTTAAAACGAAGCCCAAGCTAATTGGTCAAAATTATAAATTCGACTATAAAATACTTAAATATAATGGATTTGACCCTATTCCTCCTTACTTCGACACAATGATAGCAGCTTATGTTATTGACTCAAACACAAAAGTATCTCTTGATTTTTTAGCAGAAAAGTATTTAATGCATAAGAACATAACATACGAAGAAATAGTTGCAAAAAATAGTACCTTAAAGGGGGTACCGCTTGAGATAGTGTCCAATTACTCCGCCGAGGATGCTGATGTTACTTTCAGGTTGTTTAACATCTTTACAAAAAAGCTTAAAGAGGACCATCTTGAAGACTTGATGATGAAGATAGAAATGCCGTTTAGCATAGTTATTACAGATATGGAGGAAAATGGCATTTATGTTGACAGAGATTACCTAAGACAATACAGCTGTGAACTTGATAAAGAATTAAAATTAATTGAGAATGAAATAATTGAAAGCATAGGTATTGAATTTAACTTAAATTCAACAAAGCAACTACACGAAGTCTTATTTGAAAAATTAAATCTGAATATCCCAGAAGATGCTAAGCAAGACTCAACAGAGATTAGATTACTAGAAGCAGTAAAACCTCAACATAATGCTATAGAAAAGATCATACAACACAGACAGCTTGCAAAGTTAAAAAGTACATACACAGATATTTTAATAGATTTTGTTAATAAAAAAACAAATAAAATACACACCAATTTTTTACAAATAAGAACAGCAACGGGAAGAATTTCAAGCACTTCACCCAACTTACAAAACATTCCAATTAAGGATGAGAGAGGGCGTAAAATAAGGGAAGCATTCAAGCCGGATAAAGGAAATATTTTCATCTCTGGTGACTACTCGCAAATTGAACTTGTGATACTAGCGCATCTTTCAGAAGATGAAAATCTAATCGAAGCTTTCAAAAGCAAGAAAGACATACACACGGAAACAGCATCACAACTTTTTAAAGTAGGCAAAGATAAGGTAACTCCTTTAATGAGAAGGATGGCAAAATCTATCAATTTTGGAATAATTTATAGAATGTCGGATTTTAGACTTGCGAAAGATTTATCAATTTCACGAGAAGAGGCTAAAAAGTTTATTGATTCTTATTTTACTCTTTACTCCAAAATAGAAACTTTTATGACAAACCAGATAAATTTTGTAAGAAAAAATGGATATAGTGAAACTCTTTTAAAAAGAAGAAGGTATATTAAAGAAATTAATAGCCAAAATTATACGGAAAGATCAAGTGCCGAGAGAATAGCGATAAACAGTACAATTCAGGGAAGTGCAGCCGATATAATGAAAATTGCAATGATTAAAGTTTATGATGAATTTAGGATTAGAAAGTTAAAGTCAAAGATACTTTTACAAGTTCATGATGAGATGTTAGTCGAATCTCCTGAACAAGAATGCAAAGAAGCAATGAAGATAATCAAAGAAAAGATGGAAAATGCTTATCCGTTAAGACTTCCTTTAAACTCAAATATTGAAACCGGAAAATCATGGGGAGAAATGCATCCATAA